One Nostoc sp. UHCC 0302 DNA window includes the following coding sequences:
- a CDS encoding isopentenyl phosphate kinase has protein sequence MELVLIKLGGSLITDKGKPYTARPEIMTHLVEQISLIRLENPNLQLIIGNGAGSFAHQSAKKYNTIDGFFCDADKLGFCLVHQDALDLNILLAKIFLQAGLPVISLPPVTMAITQNKKLFTIDFSVIENSLQAGLIPLVFGDVVLDKAIGGTILSTDTLLAELAKYFYSQGKFQVRLVNAGNYPGVLGEDGQVLSNITPVNYPQIKAALGESESIDVTGGMAKKVEEFFAISSLGVDCWIIDGNVSGNLARAVLNKPTQGTLIKAF, from the coding sequence GACACATCTGGTGGAGCAAATAAGCTTGATCAGGCTTGAAAATCCCAATCTGCAATTGATTATTGGCAATGGCGCTGGTTCATTTGCTCACCAATCAGCGAAGAAATACAATACAATCGATGGCTTTTTCTGTGATGCAGACAAACTAGGATTTTGTTTAGTCCATCAAGATGCTTTAGATTTAAATATTCTACTAGCTAAGATTTTTTTACAAGCAGGTTTACCAGTGATCAGCTTGCCACCTGTAACTATGGCAATTACTCAGAATAAAAAACTATTTACAATCGATTTTTCTGTAATAGAAAATAGCCTACAAGCTGGTTTAATTCCTTTAGTTTTTGGTGATGTCGTTCTGGACAAAGCTATTGGTGGTACTATTCTTTCTACAGATACTTTGTTGGCAGAACTAGCTAAATATTTCTATTCTCAAGGTAAGTTTCAAGTTCGATTAGTAAATGCTGGAAATTATCCAGGTGTCCTCGGTGAAGATGGACAAGTACTATCTAATATTACTCCAGTGAACTATCCTCAAATCAAAGCTGCTTTAGGCGAAAGTGAATCAATAGATGTTACTGGCGGTATGGCCAAAAAAGTTGAGGAGTTTTTTGCTATCTCCAGTTTAGGAGTTGATTGTTGGATAATTGATGGTAATGTTAGTGGAAATTTAGCTAGAGCAGTTTTAAATAAGCCGACTCAAGGCACTTTAATTAAAGCATTTTGA